In Panthera leo isolate Ple1 chromosome B3, P.leo_Ple1_pat1.1, whole genome shotgun sequence, a single genomic region encodes these proteins:
- the SMAD3 gene encoding mothers against decapentaplegic homolog 3 isoform X3, which translates to MELCEFAFNMKKDEVCVNPYHYQRVETPVLPPVLVPRHTEIPAEFPPLDDYSHSIPENTNFPAGIEPQSNIPETPPPGYLSEDGETSDHQMNHSMDAGSPNLSPNPMSPAHNNLDLQPVTYCEPAFWCSISYYELNQRVGETFHASQPSMTVDGFTDPSNSERFCLGLLSNVNRNAAVELTRRHIGRGVRLYYIGGEVFAECLSDSAIFVQSPNCNQRYGWHPATVCKIPPGCNLKIFNNQEFAALLAQSVNQGFEAVYQLTRMCTIRMSFVKGWGAEYRRQTVTSTPCWIELHLNGPLQWLDKVLTQMGSPSIRCSSVS; encoded by the exons ATGGAGCTATGCGAGTTCGCCTTCAACATGAAGAAGGACGAGGTCTGCGTGAATCCCTACCACTATCAGAGGGTAGAGACCCCAG TTCTACCTCCTGTGCTGGTGCCACGCCACACAGAGATCCCGGCCGAGTTCCCCCCGCTGGACGACTACAGCCATTCCATCCCCGAGAACACTAACTTCCCCGCGGGCATCGAGCCCCAGAGCAATATTCCAG AAACCCCACCCCCTGGCTACCTGAGTGAAGATGGAGAGACCAGTGACCACCAGATGAACCACAGCATGGATGCAG GTTCTCCAAACCTATCCCCGAATCCGATGTCCCCAGCACACAACAATTTGG ACCTGCAGCCTGTCACCTACTGCGAGCCAGCCTTCTGGTGCTCCATTTCCTACTACGAGCTGAACCAGCGCGTCGGGGAGACCTTCCACGCCTCCCAGCCCTCCATGACCGTGGACGGCTTCACCGACCCCTCCAACTCGGAGCGCTTCTGCCTGGGGCTGCTCTCCAATGTCAACAGGAACGCGGCTGTGGAGCTCACACGGAGGCATATCG GGCGAGGCGTGCGGCTGTACTACATCGGAGGGGAGGTCTTCGCCGAGTGCCTCAGTGACAGCGCCATTTTTGTCCAGTCTCCCAACTGTAACCAGCGCTacggctggcacccagccaccgTCTGCAAGATCCCGCCAG GATGCAACCTGAAGATCTTCAACAACCAGGAGTTTGCCGCCCtcctggctcagtctgtcaaCCAGGGCTTCGAGGCGGTCTACCAGCTGACCCGGATGTGCACCATCCGCATGAGCTTCGTCAAAGGCTGGGGAGCAGAGTACAG GAGACAGACAGTGACCAGCACCCCCTGCTGGATTGAGCTGCACCTGAATGGGCCGTTGCAGTGGCTTGACAAGGTCCTCACCCAGATGGGCTCCCCAAGCATCCGCTGTTCCAGTGTGTCTTAG
- the SMAD3 gene encoding mothers against decapentaplegic homolog 3 isoform X2, with amino-acid sequence MEMTRPCHGSLDGRLQVSHRKGLPHVIYCRLWRWPDLHSHHELRAMELCEFAFNMKKDEVCVNPYHYQRVETPVLPPVLVPRHTEIPAEFPPLDDYSHSIPENTNFPAGIEPQSNIPETPPPGYLSEDGETSDHQMNHSMDAGSPNLSPNPMSPAHNNLDLQPVTYCEPAFWCSISYYELNQRVGETFHASQPSMTVDGFTDPSNSERFCLGLLSNVNRNAAVELTRRHIGRGVRLYYIGGEVFAECLSDSAIFVQSPNCNQRYGWHPATVCKIPPGCNLKIFNNQEFAALLAQSVNQGFEAVYQLTRMCTIRMSFVKGWGAEYRRQTVTSTPCWIELHLNGPLQWLDKVLTQMGSPSIRCSSVS; translated from the exons GTCCCTGGATGGCCGACTGCAGGTGTCCCATCGGAAGGGGCTCCCCCATGTCATCTACTGCCGCCTGTGGCGATGGCCTGACCTCCACAGCCACCACGAGCTGCGGGCCATGGAGCTATGCGAGTTCGCCTTCAACATGAAGAAGGACGAGGTCTGCGTGAATCCCTACCACTATCAGAGGGTAGAGACCCCAG TTCTACCTCCTGTGCTGGTGCCACGCCACACAGAGATCCCGGCCGAGTTCCCCCCGCTGGACGACTACAGCCATTCCATCCCCGAGAACACTAACTTCCCCGCGGGCATCGAGCCCCAGAGCAATATTCCAG AAACCCCACCCCCTGGCTACCTGAGTGAAGATGGAGAGACCAGTGACCACCAGATGAACCACAGCATGGATGCAG GTTCTCCAAACCTATCCCCGAATCCGATGTCCCCAGCACACAACAATTTGG ACCTGCAGCCTGTCACCTACTGCGAGCCAGCCTTCTGGTGCTCCATTTCCTACTACGAGCTGAACCAGCGCGTCGGGGAGACCTTCCACGCCTCCCAGCCCTCCATGACCGTGGACGGCTTCACCGACCCCTCCAACTCGGAGCGCTTCTGCCTGGGGCTGCTCTCCAATGTCAACAGGAACGCGGCTGTGGAGCTCACACGGAGGCATATCG GGCGAGGCGTGCGGCTGTACTACATCGGAGGGGAGGTCTTCGCCGAGTGCCTCAGTGACAGCGCCATTTTTGTCCAGTCTCCCAACTGTAACCAGCGCTacggctggcacccagccaccgTCTGCAAGATCCCGCCAG GATGCAACCTGAAGATCTTCAACAACCAGGAGTTTGCCGCCCtcctggctcagtctgtcaaCCAGGGCTTCGAGGCGGTCTACCAGCTGACCCGGATGTGCACCATCCGCATGAGCTTCGTCAAAGGCTGGGGAGCAGAGTACAG GAGACAGACAGTGACCAGCACCCCCTGCTGGATTGAGCTGCACCTGAATGGGCCGTTGCAGTGGCTTGACAAGGTCCTCACCCAGATGGGCTCCCCAAGCATCCGCTGTTCCAGTGTGTCTTAG